The proteins below are encoded in one region of Streptomyces roseirectus:
- the iolC gene encoding 5-dehydro-2-deoxygluconokinase: MAYDLITMGRIGVDLYPLQTGVPLPQVTSFGKFLGGSATNVAVAAARLGRSTAVITRTGDDPFGTYLHEELRRFGVDDRWVTPVAGLPTPVTFCEVFPPDDFPLYFYRRPKAPDLEIDAHELDLTALQEARLFWVTGTGLSEEPSRTATLAALAHRAKAGTTVFDLDWRPMFWSDPETARPFYTEALKHTTVAVGNLDEVEVATGVREPRAAARALLDAGVELAVVKQGPKGVLAVNSEGEEAEVPPLPVSVLNGLGAGDAFGGSLCHGLLEGWDLEKTMRHANAAGAIVASRLECSSAMPTTAEIEAAVEAGEVTPEISGAAGAVTEAGAGR; the protein is encoded by the coding sequence ATGGCGTACGACCTGATCACCATGGGACGGATCGGGGTGGACCTCTATCCGCTCCAGACGGGCGTCCCGCTCCCGCAGGTCACCTCGTTCGGGAAGTTCCTGGGCGGCTCGGCGACCAATGTCGCGGTCGCGGCCGCCCGCCTCGGCCGCTCCACCGCCGTCATCACCCGCACCGGCGACGACCCCTTCGGCACCTACCTCCACGAGGAGCTGCGCCGCTTCGGCGTCGACGACCGCTGGGTCACCCCGGTCGCCGGGCTCCCGACCCCGGTCACCTTCTGCGAGGTCTTCCCGCCGGACGACTTCCCGCTCTACTTCTACCGCCGCCCCAAGGCCCCGGACCTCGAGATCGACGCCCACGAACTGGACCTGACGGCCCTTCAGGAGGCCCGCCTGTTCTGGGTCACCGGCACCGGCCTCAGCGAGGAGCCCAGCCGCACGGCGACCCTCGCGGCCCTCGCCCACCGCGCGAAGGCGGGCACGACCGTCTTCGACCTCGACTGGCGCCCGATGTTCTGGTCCGACCCCGAGACCGCCCGCCCCTTCTACACCGAGGCGTTGAAGCACACGACCGTCGCCGTCGGCAACCTCGACGAGGTCGAGGTCGCCACCGGCGTGCGCGAACCCCGCGCCGCCGCACGGGCGTTGCTGGACGCGGGCGTCGAACTCGCCGTCGTCAAGCAGGGACCCAAGGGCGTCCTCGCGGTCAACAGTGAGGGCGAGGAGGCCGAGGTGCCGCCGCTGCCGGTGAGCGTCCTCAACGGCCTCGGCGCCGGCGACGCCTTCGGCGGCTCCCTCTGCCACGGCCTCCTCGAAGGCTGGGACCTGGAGAAGACCATGCGCCACGCCAACGCCGCCGGGGCGATCGTCGCCTCGCGCCTGGAGTGCAGCTCGGCGATGCCGACAACTGCCGAGATCGAAGCGGCCGTTGAAGCGGGCGAGGTCACGCCCGAGATCTCCGGCGCCGCCGGGGCCGTCACCGAAGCGGGGGCCGGCCGATGA
- a CDS encoding GNAT family N-acetyltransferase codes for MDFSVKPVLTGPLTVLRPFTEADAEVMGALMEDPEVIRFTGGSPEPLSPEFLRSWYGSRSAQADRLDLAVTDRFSGEVVGEVVLNTWDPDARSCVFRTFLGPRGRGRGLGTEATRLIVGHGFDQLGLHRIELAAYAFNPRALRVYEKVGFVREGLQREIELRDGAWVDEVVMAVLEDEWAVHRGHPAAVEVTATAR; via the coding sequence ATGGACTTCTCCGTGAAACCCGTTCTCACCGGCCCGCTGACCGTGCTGCGGCCCTTCACCGAGGCCGACGCCGAGGTCATGGGCGCGCTCATGGAGGACCCGGAGGTCATCCGGTTCACCGGGGGCTCGCCCGAACCCCTCAGCCCCGAGTTCCTGCGCTCCTGGTACGGCTCGCGCAGCGCGCAGGCCGACCGGCTCGACCTCGCCGTCACCGACCGGTTCAGCGGGGAGGTCGTCGGCGAGGTCGTCCTCAACACGTGGGACCCGGACGCGCGCAGTTGTGTGTTCCGGACGTTCCTCGGGCCGCGCGGGCGCGGGCGGGGGCTCGGTACGGAGGCGACGCGGCTGATCGTCGGGCACGGTTTCGATCAACTCGGACTGCATCGGATCGAACTGGCGGCGTACGCGTTCAATCCTCGCGCCCTACGGGTCTACGAGAAGGTCGGTTTCGTGCGGGAGGGGCTGCAGCGGGAGATCGAGCTGCGGGACGGCGCGTGGGTGGACGAGGTGGTCATGGCGGTCCTGGAGGACGAGTGGGCCGTCCACCGGGGACACCCCGCTGCCGTGGAGGTCACCGCCACGGCTCGATGA
- the iolB gene encoding 5-deoxy-glucuronate isomerase, whose product MSTVELHVPKGASAQGDYALDIDPKTAGWGYSALRIVELGADGSHTFDAGESEWIVLPLEGGCTVRTDGKQFQLLGRESVFAGVSDFAYVPRDAQATIASGAGGRFALAGAKCERRLPARYGPAPEVPVEDRGSENRLRHVRNFASADAFDCDRLIAVEVITPGGNWSSYPPHKHDEHRPGEEAELEEIYYFEIDGENGFGYQRVSPSREGGADVLAEVRSGDAVLVPDGWHGPSIAQPGHDMYYLNVMAGPGDTREWRICFHPDHTEGYR is encoded by the coding sequence ATGAGCACCGTAGAACTCCACGTACCCAAGGGCGCGTCCGCGCAAGGCGATTACGCGCTCGACATCGACCCGAAGACGGCGGGCTGGGGCTACAGCGCCCTGCGTATCGTCGAGTTGGGGGCGGACGGCTCCCACACCTTCGACGCCGGCGAGAGCGAGTGGATCGTCCTCCCGCTCGAAGGCGGATGTACCGTGCGAACCGACGGAAAACAGTTCCAACTCCTGGGCAGGGAAAGCGTGTTCGCGGGTGTCTCCGACTTCGCGTACGTTCCCCGGGACGCCCAGGCAACGATCGCCTCCGGTGCGGGAGGCCGCTTCGCCCTGGCAGGAGCGAAGTGCGAGCGACGACTCCCCGCCCGCTACGGCCCCGCACCGGAGGTCCCCGTCGAGGACAGGGGCAGCGAGAACCGTCTGCGCCATGTCCGCAACTTCGCCTCGGCCGACGCGTTCGACTGCGACCGGCTGATCGCCGTCGAGGTCATCACCCCGGGCGGCAACTGGTCCTCGTACCCGCCGCACAAGCACGACGAGCACCGGCCGGGCGAGGAAGCCGAGTTGGAGGAGATCTACTACTTCGAGATCGACGGCGAGAACGGCTTCGGCTACCAGCGCGTGTCCCCCTCCCGCGAGGGCGGCGCGGACGTGCTCGCCGAGGTCCGCTCGGGTGACGCCGTTCTCGTCCCCGACGGCTGGCACGGCCCGTCGATCGCGCAGCCCGGCCACGACATGTACTACCTGAACGTCATGGCCGGACCGGGGGACACCCGGGAATGGCGGATCTGCTTCCACCCGGACCACACGGAGGGGTACCGATGA
- a CDS encoding helix-turn-helix domain-containing protein has protein sequence MNHSEWKTRRTRKLLGERVEESAAYVEAGYAFALGQAVYDRRTELGLPQSELARRAGMSQPQISNIEGGDSVPTLPLLTRLAKALEASLSIDLDGDASAFVFTPREGEG, from the coding sequence GTGAACCACTCTGAGTGGAAAACGCGTCGGACCCGGAAGCTTCTGGGGGAACGGGTGGAGGAGTCGGCCGCTTACGTAGAGGCCGGGTACGCGTTTGCCCTGGGGCAGGCTGTGTACGACCGGCGCACGGAACTCGGGTTGCCGCAGAGCGAGTTGGCTCGGCGGGCGGGGATGAGTCAGCCGCAGATCTCGAATATCGAGGGGGGTGATTCGGTGCCGACCCTGCCGTTGCTCACGCGTTTGGCCAAGGCGTTGGAAGCGTCGCTGAGCATCGATCTGGACGGTGACGCTTCGGCGTTCGTGTTCACTCCGCGTGAGGGGGAGGGGTAG
- the mmsA gene encoding CoA-acylating methylmalonate-semialdehyde dehydrogenase produces the protein MTKIVNHWIGGKTVDGASGTFGPVTDPATGAVTTKVAFATVDEVDAAVAAAKDAYVTWGQSSLAKRTEILFKFRALLDANRDAIAELITAEHGKVHSDALGEVARGLEIVDLACGINVQLKGELSTQVASRVDVASIRQPLGVVAGITPFNFPAMVPMWMFPIAIATGNTFVLKPSEKDPSASIKLAELLAEAGLPDGVFNVVHGDKVAVDRLLEHPDVKAVSFVGSTPIARYIHTTASANGKRVQALGGAKNHMLVLPDADLDAAADAAVSAAYGSAGERCMAISAVVAVGSIGDELVEKIRERAEKIKIGPGNDPTSEMGPLITAAHRDKVASYVKGAAAEGAEVVLDGSDFTVEGFEDGHWIGISLLDKVPTTAKAYQDEIFGPVLTVLRVDTYDEGIALINASPFGNGTAIFTRDGGAARRFQLEVEAGMVGVNVPIPVPVGYHSFGGWKDSLFGDHHIYGNDGTHFYTRGKVITTRWPDPSEGPSGVDLGFPRNH, from the coding sequence ATGACGAAGATCGTCAACCACTGGATCGGCGGCAAGACCGTCGACGGCGCGTCGGGCACGTTCGGTCCGGTCACGGACCCGGCGACCGGCGCGGTCACCACGAAGGTCGCGTTCGCGACGGTCGACGAGGTCGACGCCGCCGTCGCCGCGGCCAAGGACGCGTACGTCACCTGGGGCCAGTCCTCCCTGGCCAAGCGCACCGAGATCCTGTTCAAGTTCCGCGCGCTGCTCGACGCCAACCGCGACGCCATCGCCGAACTCATCACCGCCGAGCACGGCAAGGTCCACTCCGACGCGCTCGGTGAGGTCGCCCGTGGCCTGGAGATCGTCGACCTCGCCTGCGGGATCAACGTCCAGCTGAAGGGCGAGCTGTCGACGCAGGTCGCCAGCCGGGTCGACGTCGCCTCGATCCGCCAGCCGCTCGGTGTCGTCGCCGGGATCACGCCGTTCAACTTCCCTGCCATGGTGCCGATGTGGATGTTCCCCATCGCCATCGCGACCGGCAACACGTTCGTCCTCAAGCCGTCCGAGAAGGACCCGTCGGCGTCGATCAAGCTCGCCGAGCTGCTGGCCGAGGCGGGCCTGCCGGACGGCGTCTTCAACGTCGTCCACGGCGACAAGGTGGCCGTCGACCGCCTCCTTGAGCACCCCGACGTCAAGGCCGTCTCCTTCGTCGGCTCGACCCCGATCGCGCGCTACATCCACACCACCGCCTCCGCAAATGGCAAGCGGGTCCAGGCACTTGGCGGCGCGAAGAACCACATGCTGGTCCTGCCCGACGCGGACCTCGACGCGGCGGCGGACGCGGCGGTGAGCGCGGCGTACGGCTCCGCCGGCGAGCGCTGCATGGCCATCTCCGCTGTCGTGGCCGTCGGTTCGATCGGTGACGAGCTGGTCGAGAAGATCCGCGAGCGCGCCGAGAAGATCAAGATCGGCCCCGGCAACGACCCGACGTCCGAGATGGGCCCCCTCATCACCGCCGCGCACCGCGACAAGGTCGCGTCCTACGTCAAGGGTGCCGCCGCCGAGGGCGCCGAAGTCGTCCTGGACGGCAGCGACTTCACCGTCGAGGGCTTCGAGGACGGCCACTGGATCGGCATCTCGCTGCTCGACAAGGTCCCGACGACGGCCAAGGCGTACCAGGACGAGATCTTCGGCCCCGTCCTGACTGTCCTCCGCGTAGACACGTACGACGAGGGCATCGCCCTGATCAACGCGTCCCCCTTCGGCAACGGCACCGCCATCTTCACCCGCGACGGCGGCGCCGCCCGCCGCTTCCAACTGGAGGTCGAGGCAGGCATGGTGGGCGTCAACGTCCCCATCCCGGTGCCGGTCGGCTACCACAGCTTCGGCGGCTGGAAGGACTCGTTGTTCGGCGACCACCACATCTACGGCAACGACGGCACGCACTTCTACACGCGCGGCAAGGTCATCACCACCCGCTGGCCGGACCCCTCCGAGGGTCCGTCGGGCGTCGACCTGGGCTTCCCCCGCAACCACTGA
- a CDS encoding helix-turn-helix transcriptional regulator: MTDRQLWSYKDIAAHIRVQPDTVRSYRKHGLLPPPDHVEGGKPFWYADTVRAWAASRPRSQTRREE, from the coding sequence ATGACAGACCGTCAGCTCTGGTCCTACAAGGACATCGCCGCCCATATCCGCGTCCAGCCGGACACCGTCCGCTCCTACCGCAAGCACGGGCTCCTGCCGCCGCCCGACCACGTCGAAGGGGGCAAGCCGTTCTGGTACGCCGACACGGTCCGGGCGTGGGCCGCGTCGAGACCCCGGAGCCAGACGCGCCGGGAGGAGTGA
- a CDS encoding Cgl0159 family (beta/alpha)8-fold protein, protein MSPVAVDVGEIVRLRTERPEAVAEAAAHRKRRPLVGDTGRLMIVAADHPARGALGVGGDRLAMANRADLLERLCLALSRPGVDGVLATADILDDLLLLGALDGKVVMGSMNRGGLQGSVFEMDDRFTGHRAEDIERLNFDAGKLLLRIDYDDPGSLATLETTARAIDDMAARQLPLFVEPFISRRTPEGKVKNDLSAEAVTRSIAIASGLGGTSAYTWLKLPVTDNPDDMAEVMETSTLPAVLLGGEVGGDQDGAYEKWRGALQLPTVRGLVVGRSLLYPADGDVTAAVDTAVGLL, encoded by the coding sequence ATGAGCCCGGTCGCCGTGGACGTCGGCGAGATCGTCCGCCTGCGCACCGAGCGCCCCGAGGCGGTCGCCGAGGCCGCCGCGCACCGCAAGCGCCGCCCCCTCGTGGGCGACACCGGCCGCCTCATGATCGTCGCGGCCGACCACCCCGCGCGCGGCGCCCTCGGCGTCGGCGGCGACAGGCTCGCCATGGCCAACCGCGCCGACCTCCTCGAACGCCTCTGCCTCGCGCTCAGCCGCCCCGGCGTGGACGGCGTCCTCGCGACCGCCGACATCCTCGACGACCTGCTGCTGCTCGGCGCCCTCGACGGCAAGGTCGTCATGGGCTCGATGAACCGCGGCGGCCTCCAGGGCTCCGTCTTCGAGATGGACGACCGCTTCACCGGCCACCGCGCCGAGGACATCGAGCGGCTGAACTTCGACGCCGGGAAACTGCTCCTGCGCATCGACTACGACGACCCCGGCTCCCTCGCCACCCTGGAGACCACCGCGCGGGCCATCGACGACATGGCGGCCCGTCAACTCCCGCTGTTCGTCGAGCCGTTCATCAGCCGCCGGACCCCCGAGGGCAAGGTCAAGAACGACCTCTCCGCCGAGGCCGTCACCCGCTCGATCGCCATCGCCTCGGGGCTGGGCGGGACTTCGGCCTACACCTGGCTGAAACTCCCCGTCACCGACAACCCCGACGACATGGCCGAGGTCATGGAGACGTCGACACTCCCCGCCGTGCTGCTCGGCGGCGAGGTCGGCGGGGACCAGGACGGGGCGTACGAGAAGTGGCGCGGCGCGCTCCAACTCCCCACCGTCCGGGGCCTGGTGGTCGGCCGCTCGCTGCTGTACCCGGCGGACGGGGACGTCACCGCCGCCGTGGACACCGCCGTCGGACTGCTGTGA
- the iolD gene encoding 3D-(3,5/4)-trihydroxycyclohexane-1,2-dione acylhydrolase (decyclizing): protein MTTRLTVAQALVRFLAAQYTERDGQRQRLISATWGIFGHGNVAGLGQALVEYGDEMPYLQGRNEQSMVHAAVGYARQSNRLSAQAVTTSIGPGATNLVTGAALATVNHIPVLLLPGDIFATRVADPVLQQLEVPYAGDVSVNDALRPVSRYFDRVTRPEALIPAALQAMRVLTDPVETGAVTLALPQDVQAEAYDWPDEFFAERTWTVRRPGADPVELAAAVEAIRAARRPLIVAGGGVHHSRAEETLASLVSTTGIPVASTQAGKGSLPYDHPQDVGGVGHTGTATADELARTADLIIGVGTRYTDFTTASNTLFNADARFLNLNIAGYDAHKLAGLPLVADARSALEQLAGELADHRVAAPYIAEYTEDKERWEQRVDAAYEATEQDVRPTQTQVLGVLDALADESDIVINAAGSLPGDLHKLWRARSRDGYHLEYGYSCMGYEIPAAIGVKMASPERNVWALVGDGTYLMMPTEIVTAVQEGVAIKMLLIQNHGYASIGGLSEETGAERYGTAYRFRTPEGTFSGAPLPVDLATNVESLGMRVLRARTVGDLRAALTEARAADTATCVYVETETADTVSGAPPAQAWWDVPVAETATRPSAVKAREQYERHVATRRRHL from the coding sequence ATGACCACCAGGCTCACAGTGGCCCAGGCGCTCGTGCGCTTCCTCGCCGCGCAGTACACCGAGCGCGACGGGCAGCGGCAGCGGCTCATCAGCGCGACCTGGGGCATCTTCGGCCACGGCAACGTGGCCGGCCTCGGCCAGGCGCTCGTGGAGTACGGCGATGAGATGCCCTACCTCCAGGGCCGCAACGAACAGTCGATGGTCCACGCGGCCGTCGGCTACGCCCGCCAGTCGAACCGGCTCTCCGCCCAGGCGGTGACGACGTCCATCGGCCCCGGCGCCACCAACCTCGTGACCGGCGCCGCCCTCGCGACGGTCAACCACATCCCGGTCCTCCTCCTCCCGGGCGACATCTTCGCCACCCGCGTCGCCGACCCGGTGCTTCAGCAGCTCGAAGTCCCGTACGCGGGCGACGTGTCGGTGAACGACGCGCTGCGCCCCGTCTCGCGCTACTTCGACCGCGTCACCCGCCCCGAGGCCCTGATCCCGGCCGCCCTCCAGGCGATGCGTGTCCTCACCGACCCCGTCGAGACCGGCGCCGTCACCCTCGCCCTCCCGCAGGACGTCCAGGCCGAGGCGTACGACTGGCCGGACGAGTTCTTCGCGGAGCGGACCTGGACGGTACGCAGGCCCGGCGCGGACCCGGTCGAGCTGGCGGCGGCCGTCGAGGCGATCCGGGCGGCCCGGCGCCCCCTGATCGTCGCGGGCGGCGGCGTCCACCACAGCCGTGCGGAGGAAACCCTCGCGTCCCTCGTGAGTACTACGGGTATCCCCGTCGCCTCCACCCAGGCCGGCAAGGGCTCCCTCCCGTACGACCACCCCCAGGATGTAGGGGGCGTGGGCCACACCGGCACGGCGACCGCCGACGAACTCGCCCGCACGGCGGACCTGATCATCGGCGTCGGCACCCGCTACACCGACTTCACCACCGCCTCCAACACCCTGTTCAACGCGGACGCCCGCTTCCTCAACCTCAACATCGCCGGCTACGACGCCCACAAGCTGGCCGGCCTCCCGCTGGTCGCGGACGCCCGCAGCGCGCTGGAACAACTGGCGGGGGAGCTGGCGGACCACCGCGTCGCCGCCCCCTACATCGCCGAGTACACCGAGGACAAGGAGCGCTGGGAGCAGCGCGTCGACGCCGCGTACGAGGCGACCGAGCAGGACGTACGGCCCACTCAGACCCAGGTACTAGGGGTACTGGACGCCCTCGCCGACGAGTCCGACATCGTCATCAACGCGGCCGGCTCCCTCCCCGGTGACCTGCACAAGCTGTGGCGGGCCCGCTCCCGGGACGGCTACCACCTGGAGTACGGGTACTCCTGCATGGGTTACGAGATCCCGGCCGCGATCGGCGTGAAGATGGCGTCCCCCGAGCGGAACGTCTGGGCGCTGGTCGGCGACGGCACCTACCTGATGATGCCGACCGAGATCGTGACGGCCGTCCAGGAGGGCGTCGCGATCAAGATGCTCCTCATCCAGAACCACGGCTACGCGTCCATCGGCGGCCTCTCCGAGGAGACCGGCGCCGAGCGCTACGGAACGGCCTACCGCTTCCGTACCCCCGAGGGCACCTTCTCCGGCGCCCCCCTGCCCGTGGACCTCGCGACGAACGTCGAGAGCCTGGGCATGCGGGTACTACGGGCCAGGACCGTAGGGGACCTGCGCGCCGCCCTCACCGAGGCGCGCGCCGCCGACACCGCCACTTGTGTCTATGTCGAGACCGAAACGGCAGACACAGTGTCGGGGGCGCCCCCGGCGCAGGCCTGGTGGGATGTTCCCGTGGCCGAGACCGCGACCCGCCCGTCCGCCGTCAAGGCCCGCGAGCAGTACGAACGGCACGTCGCCACCCGTCGCCGCCACCTCTAG
- a CDS encoding DUF397 domain-containing protein: MRVTPDLSGAQWRKSTYTGGEAGDNCVEVAHNIPHLIPVRDSKTPHTTPLTFTPHAWQTFITATRDSRH, from the coding sequence ATGCGAGTCACCCCGGACCTGAGCGGCGCCCAGTGGCGCAAGTCCACCTACACCGGTGGCGAAGCGGGCGACAACTGCGTCGAGGTAGCCCACAACATCCCCCACCTCATTCCCGTCCGCGACAGCAAAACCCCCCACACCACCCCCCTCACCTTCACCCCCCACGCCTGGCAGACCTTCATCACCGCCACCCGCGACTCACGCCACTGA
- a CDS encoding DUF5753 domain-containing protein — protein sequence MTIDANGIEVPCTARELYSRELHRQRTAAGLSYQGLADIVNYSKPHVYGVEIGTRMPLPPISAKFDVAFGTGVLFQGIYETILKEQPQKRFDHCLELEAKAVRIQEFSSNLVPGLLQTEAYMRALFHRSNPEASPEEIEDLVAKRLSRQEALRGDNPPDYWAILDEAILHRAVGGPSVMRDQLAAFLPRVNSGRSTIQIMPFSAGSYAFMNGFLVLLTSPDNSTTVYQEACGVGEAFDDRATVSRRIRQYDLMKAHALSPEASAASIEAAMERFNACESPRT from the coding sequence ATGACCATCGACGCGAACGGCATCGAAGTTCCGTGCACGGCAAGGGAGTTGTACTCAAGGGAACTCCATCGCCAGCGCACCGCGGCGGGCCTGTCGTACCAAGGGCTGGCGGACATCGTCAACTACAGCAAGCCTCATGTGTACGGCGTCGAGATCGGAACCCGCATGCCGCTGCCGCCGATCTCGGCGAAGTTCGACGTCGCGTTCGGCACGGGGGTGCTGTTTCAGGGCATCTACGAAACGATCCTCAAGGAGCAGCCTCAGAAGAGGTTCGACCACTGTCTGGAACTGGAGGCGAAGGCGGTCCGCATCCAGGAGTTCAGCTCGAACCTGGTGCCGGGCCTGTTGCAGACGGAGGCGTACATGCGGGCGCTGTTCCACCGCAGCAACCCGGAGGCGAGCCCCGAAGAGATCGAGGACCTGGTCGCGAAACGCCTGAGCCGCCAGGAAGCCCTCCGTGGAGACAACCCGCCCGACTACTGGGCCATCCTGGACGAGGCGATCCTCCACCGTGCCGTGGGCGGCCCGTCGGTCATGCGGGACCAACTCGCGGCGTTCTTGCCCCGGGTGAACTCGGGGCGCTCGACCATCCAGATCATGCCGTTCTCGGCGGGGTCGTACGCCTTCATGAACGGCTTCCTCGTGCTGCTCACCTCGCCGGACAACTCGACCACCGTCTATCAGGAAGCCTGCGGTGTCGGGGAGGCGTTCGACGACCGTGCCACCGTGAGTCGCCGCATCCGCCAGTACGATCTCATGAAAGCCCACGCTCTCTCGCCGGAGGCGTCTGCGGCCTCGATCGAAGCGGCGATGGAAAGGTTCAACGCATGCGAGTCACCCCGGACCTGA
- a CDS encoding sugar phosphate isomerase/epimerase family protein: MTTLSSSPSLSRIRIGSAPDSWGVWFPDDPAQVPWQRFLDEVSASGYEWIELGPYGYLPTDPVVLTEEIARRNLKVSAGTVFTGLHHGESVWEKTWAHVADNAVLAQAMGAKHLVVIPSFWRDDKTGEVLEPDTLTPEQWRNLNTLTERLGQRVRDEYGLKIVVHPHADTHIDSEDNVVRFLDGTDSSLVSLCLDTGHYAYCGGDSVKLIETYGERIGYLHLKQVDPEILADVRAKGTPFGPAVAQGVMCEPPKGVPELGPVLEAAGKLDVDLFAIVEQDMYPCEPDKPLPIAQRTRAFLRSCGA; the protein is encoded by the coding sequence ATGACGACGTTGTCCTCATCTCCCTCACTCTCCCGCATCCGGATCGGTTCGGCCCCCGACAGCTGGGGCGTCTGGTTCCCGGACGACCCCGCCCAGGTGCCCTGGCAGCGGTTCCTCGACGAGGTCTCCGCGTCCGGGTACGAGTGGATCGAGCTGGGCCCCTACGGGTACCTCCCGACCGACCCCGTAGTACTCACGGAGGAGATCGCACGCCGCAACCTCAAGGTGTCGGCCGGGACGGTCTTCACGGGGCTGCACCACGGCGAGTCCGTCTGGGAGAAGACCTGGGCGCACGTCGCGGACAACGCGGTCCTCGCGCAGGCGATGGGCGCGAAGCACCTCGTCGTCATCCCGTCGTTCTGGCGCGACGACAAGACCGGCGAGGTCCTTGAGCCGGACACACTGACGCCCGAGCAGTGGCGCAACCTCAACACCCTCACCGAGCGGCTGGGGCAGCGGGTGCGGGACGAGTACGGGCTCAAGATCGTCGTCCACCCGCACGCCGACACGCACATCGACAGCGAGGACAACGTCGTCCGGTTCCTGGACGGCACCGACTCCTCGCTGGTCTCGCTCTGCCTCGACACCGGGCACTACGCGTACTGCGGCGGCGACAGCGTCAAGCTGATCGAGACGTACGGGGAGCGGATCGGGTACCTGCACCTCAAGCAGGTCGACCCCGAGATCCTGGCCGACGTCCGCGCGAAGGGGACGCCGTTCGGGCCGGCCGTCGCGCAGGGGGTCATGTGCGAGCCGCCGAAGGGGGTGCCGGAGCTGGGTCCCGTCCTTGAGGCGGCCGGGAAGCTGGACGTCGACCTGTTCGCGATCGTCGAGCAGGACATGTACCCGTGCGAGCCGGACAAGCCGCTGCCGATCGCGCAGCGCACGCGGGCGTTCCTGAGGTCCTGCGGGGCCTGA